The following proteins are encoded in a genomic region of Mycolicibacterium confluentis:
- a CDS encoding MCE family protein, producing MGENGTLVKVGVFTTVMLLVAASLVVVFGEFRFAAGNTYHAIFENASRLKSGQDVRIAGVPVGTVKSIKLAEDNTVDVTFDVNKKYQLYTSTRALIRYENLVGDRYLEITSGQGELRKLPGGGTIGLDNTEPALDLDALLGGLRPVLKGLDGNKVNEVSNAVIEMLQGQGGALAETLSSTSAFTTDLAARDQLIGDVISNLNTVIKTVDDKGAQFDKSVDQLQQLITGLAQNADPIANAIPPLAAAEADLTDMLAKSRRPVQGVIENLRPLAAKLDERKQDVNDTLDPLAENYLRLNALGAYGSFFNIYYCSVRLKINGPAGSDILIPFGGPPDPSQGRCSPAKDN from the coding sequence ATGGGCGAGAACGGAACCCTGGTCAAGGTCGGCGTGTTCACCACCGTCATGCTGCTGGTGGCCGCCAGCCTGGTGGTGGTGTTCGGCGAGTTCCGGTTCGCGGCGGGCAACACTTATCACGCGATCTTCGAGAACGCCTCCCGGCTCAAGAGCGGTCAGGACGTGCGCATCGCCGGTGTGCCGGTCGGCACGGTCAAGTCGATCAAGCTGGCCGAGGACAACACCGTCGACGTGACGTTCGACGTGAACAAGAAGTATCAGCTCTACACCTCGACTCGGGCGCTGATCCGTTACGAGAACCTGGTGGGGGATCGGTACCTCGAAATCACTTCCGGCCAAGGCGAACTGAGGAAGCTCCCCGGCGGCGGCACGATCGGCCTGGACAACACCGAGCCCGCACTCGACCTCGACGCGCTGCTGGGTGGCCTGCGTCCTGTGCTCAAGGGCCTGGACGGCAACAAGGTGAACGAGGTCAGCAACGCGGTCATCGAGATGCTCCAGGGCCAGGGTGGCGCGCTTGCCGAGACACTGTCGAGCACAAGTGCTTTCACCACCGACCTGGCCGCGCGTGACCAACTGATCGGTGACGTCATCAGCAACCTCAACACGGTGATCAAGACCGTCGACGACAAGGGTGCGCAGTTCGACAAGAGTGTCGATCAGCTGCAGCAGCTGATCACCGGCCTCGCGCAGAACGCGGATCCGATCGCCAACGCCATTCCGCCGCTCGCGGCGGCCGAGGCGGACCTCACCGACATGCTGGCCAAGAGTCGCCGGCCGGTCCAGGGTGTCATCGAGAATCTGCGTCCGCTGGCCGCAAAGCTCGACGAGCGCAAGCAGGACGTCAACGACACCCTCGACCCATTGGCCGAGAACTACCTGCGCCTCAACGCACTCGGCGCCTACGGCTCGTTCTTCAACATCTATTACTGCTCGGTCCGACTGAAGATCAACGGACCCGCGGGCAGTGACATCCTGATCCCGTTCGGCGGACCGCCGGACCCGTCTCAGGGGAGGTGCTCTCCTGCCAAGGACAACTGA